From a region of the Vibrio orientalis CIP 102891 = ATCC 33934 genome:
- a CDS encoding biotin-dependent carboxyltransferase family protein, giving the protein MSKSYCIEVIKPGQQTLVQDFGRFGYSHFGIAQGGPIDDYAYSWANHLLGNSINAPSLEITLGQAEFLCHASCEMAIAGGDLNARLDGKPIENWSTFRALKGQSLTFGLPKNGLRAYLAIKGGFSIPQQLGSVATVSRDKLGGISQGHPLALGDVLSFTPHQISSQTKQMTFRYKPDYDLPLELRLIEGYQVDEFNRDQVDLLYKIEFEVSQLIDRMGYRLTNGSIQVPSKEYLSEGIALGAVQIPPNGEPIILLNDRQTIGGYPKVGCVARIDLPRLAQAKPGQKVRFVKGDLLGLQDVWSQWARFFGY; this is encoded by the coding sequence ATGAGTAAATCCTATTGTATTGAGGTCATTAAGCCAGGACAGCAGACACTAGTCCAAGATTTTGGCCGTTTTGGCTATTCGCATTTTGGTATTGCTCAAGGTGGGCCTATTGATGATTATGCTTACAGTTGGGCAAATCATCTACTCGGTAATTCCATCAACGCGCCTTCACTTGAAATCACGCTCGGACAAGCTGAGTTTCTCTGTCATGCGTCATGTGAAATGGCAATCGCAGGCGGTGACCTCAATGCGCGCTTAGACGGTAAACCTATCGAGAACTGGTCAACATTCAGGGCGCTCAAAGGACAAAGTCTCACTTTTGGATTACCTAAAAATGGACTGCGTGCTTACTTAGCCATTAAAGGTGGGTTTAGCATCCCTCAGCAACTTGGAAGTGTTGCTACTGTCAGCCGAGATAAACTTGGCGGCATAAGCCAAGGCCACCCTCTTGCGCTTGGTGACGTACTCAGCTTTACTCCGCATCAGATTTCGTCGCAGACCAAGCAGATGACCTTTCGTTATAAACCAGACTACGACCTGCCACTTGAGCTACGCCTAATCGAAGGTTATCAAGTGGATGAATTTAATCGCGATCAAGTAGATTTACTGTACAAGATTGAGTTCGAGGTAAGCCAGCTCATTGATCGTATGGGTTATAGGCTGACAAATGGAAGCATTCAAGTACCAAGTAAAGAGTATCTAAGTGAAGGCATTGCTCTAGGAGCGGTACAAATTCCACCAAATGGTGAACCCATCATTTTACTTAACGATCGACAGACTATTGGCGGATACCCGAAAGTGGGCTGCGTCGCCAGAATTGATTTGCCAAGACTGGCGCAAGCTAAACCCGGTCAGAAAGTGCGTTTTGTTAAAGGTGACTTACTAGGATTGCAGGATGTTTGGTCGCAGTGGGCACGCTTCTTTGGCTACTAA
- a CDS encoding 5-oxoprolinase subunit B family protein encodes MNIETSIDPVAECSILIKFNSEPCDHLSWVIGQISQHLSNQLGPWVMNVTPSFTTILIDYLPHRISIFEFVPYLEHLVTQALSELPDHHSSTMIELPVFYDITVGPDLDLYQQQGIDIKTVIEAHHDQIYTVGAIGFTAGFAFLTNVDDRIRLPRKASPRVALPKGSVGIANNQTAIYPCESPGGWNIIGNCPIDLYHPDTSPILPFSIGCQVKFYPIGLEEFKQLGGQVSEGWQ; translated from the coding sequence ATGAATATAGAAACTTCCATTGATCCCGTCGCAGAGTGCTCGATCTTAATTAAATTCAATAGCGAACCTTGCGACCATCTATCTTGGGTCATTGGTCAGATTAGCCAACACCTCAGCAATCAACTCGGTCCATGGGTTATGAACGTAACCCCTTCTTTTACGACAATCTTGATAGACTACCTTCCCCATCGCATTTCAATTTTCGAATTCGTTCCCTACTTGGAACATCTCGTCACCCAAGCGTTATCAGAACTGCCCGATCATCACAGTTCAACTATGATTGAGTTACCTGTGTTCTACGACATCACAGTAGGCCCCGATCTTGATCTTTATCAGCAGCAAGGCATTGATATCAAAACGGTCATTGAAGCTCACCACGACCAAATCTATACCGTTGGCGCGATAGGCTTTACCGCAGGGTTCGCATTTTTAACCAACGTTGATGACCGAATACGCTTGCCACGTAAAGCGAGTCCGAGAGTAGCACTACCGAAAGGAAGTGTCGGTATTGCCAACAACCAAACAGCTATTTATCCTTGTGAAAGTCCGGGAGGGTGGAACATTATCGGTAATTGTCCAATAGATTTGTACCATCCCGATACGTCCCCTATTTTGCCTTTCTCGATTGGCTGTCAGGTCAAGTTTTATCCCATTGGTTTAGAAGAGTTTAAACAGTTAGGCGGACAAGTTTCGGAGGGCTGGCAATGA
- a CDS encoding 5-oxoprolinase subunit PxpA, with the protein MSKSTTYLNCDMGESYGSWEMGNDPAVMPHIDMANIACGFHAADPIIMNNTIRLAVAHDVKIGAHPSYPDLQGFGRRSIPMSAEEITAMIIYQVGALKALCESHNTEVTYIKPHGALYNDMQTDLTVFEAVVDAVASFELPLMTLAITDNQALLDIADSYNVPLLFEAFADRRYQANGLLAPRSIPDAVIHNRDDLLSQVQQIIRYKKVRTIDGFLIPLEADTICVHGDNEESISMIQAIRTLIKAEEGVE; encoded by the coding sequence ATGAGTAAAAGCACAACTTATTTAAACTGTGATATGGGCGAAAGCTACGGTTCATGGGAAATGGGAAACGACCCCGCCGTGATGCCACATATTGATATGGCAAATATCGCATGTGGATTTCACGCAGCTGATCCCATCATCATGAACAACACCATTCGACTCGCTGTCGCTCACGATGTAAAAATTGGCGCTCACCCTAGTTACCCCGATCTTCAGGGGTTTGGGCGCCGTAGCATTCCGATGTCAGCTGAAGAAATTACCGCAATGATCATTTATCAAGTGGGCGCTCTAAAAGCCTTATGTGAAAGTCATAATACTGAAGTGACTTATATAAAGCCTCATGGCGCACTCTACAACGATATGCAGACTGATCTAACGGTTTTCGAGGCCGTGGTTGATGCCGTCGCGAGCTTTGAACTTCCGCTCATGACATTAGCCATTACCGACAATCAAGCGCTCCTCGATATTGCTGATAGCTACAATGTCCCTCTTTTATTTGAAGCTTTTGCCGATCGACGGTATCAGGCAAACGGCCTACTTGCACCACGCAGTATACCTGATGCTGTGATTCATAACCGAGACGATCTACTCAGTCAGGTACAACAAATTATCCGGTATAAAAAGGTCCGTACCATCGATGGATTTTTGATTCCTCTCGAAGCTGACACAATTTGCGTCCATGGAGACAATGAAGAGAGCATTTCAATGATTCAAGCGATTCGAACCTTGATTAAAGCAGAAGAAGGTGTTGAATGA